Proteins encoded by one window of Halosolutus amylolyticus:
- a CDS encoding succinate dehydrogenase/fumarate reductase iron-sulfur subunit: MSTQQPEPETQEAPEDPEMKGAESPVDEREKEGGMVDQTSVDDADLEGETVHIKVFRYDPEVEAKQEPRFDDFHVPFKKGMTVLDAVMYARDEYDSSLTFRHSCRQAVCGSDAFFVNGKQRLGCKTQIADLEQPVRIEPLPHQEVVKDLVVDMDHFYDQMHAVEPYFQDEDTPDASDLEEQRQSRENREKVKMSTRCIWCGACMSSCNIAAGDNEYLGPAAINKAYRFAMDERESEEIKEHRLRILEQEHGVWRCQTQFSCTEVCPKDIPLTEHIQELKREAVKKNLKFW; encoded by the coding sequence ATGAGCACGCAACAACCCGAACCCGAGACGCAGGAAGCACCGGAAGACCCGGAGATGAAAGGCGCGGAGTCGCCGGTCGACGAACGAGAGAAGGAGGGCGGCATGGTCGACCAGACCTCGGTCGACGACGCCGACCTCGAAGGGGAGACGGTACACATCAAGGTGTTCCGGTACGACCCCGAAGTCGAGGCGAAGCAGGAACCGCGCTTCGACGACTTCCACGTCCCGTTCAAGAAGGGGATGACCGTCCTCGACGCGGTCATGTACGCCCGCGACGAGTACGACTCGTCGCTAACCTTCCGACACTCCTGTCGGCAGGCCGTCTGTGGCTCCGACGCCTTCTTCGTCAACGGCAAGCAGCGCCTGGGCTGCAAGACCCAGATCGCGGACCTCGAACAACCGGTCCGCATCGAACCGCTCCCACACCAGGAGGTCGTCAAGGACCTGGTCGTCGACATGGACCACTTCTACGACCAGATGCACGCCGTCGAGCCGTACTTCCAGGACGAGGACACGCCCGACGCGAGCGACCTCGAAGAACAGCGCCAGTCCCGCGAGAACCGCGAGAAGGTCAAGATGTCCACGCGCTGTATCTGGTGTGGCGCGTGCATGTCCTCGTGTAACATCGCGGCCGGCGACAACGAGTACCTCGGACCGGCGGCGATCAACAAGGCCTACCGGTTCGCGATGGACGAGCGCGAGAGCGAGGAGATCAAAGAGCACCGACTCCGCATCCTCGAGCAGGAACACGGCGTCTGGCGGTGCCAGACCCAGTTCTCCTGTACCGAGGTGTGTCCGAAAGACATCCCGCTCACCGAGCACATTCAGGAGCTCAAGCGGGAAGCGGTCAAGAAGAACCTGAAATTCTGGTAA
- a CDS encoding succinate dehydrogenase yields the protein MAERYSSFTPGGTGWLLQRITAAFLVVALAFHFFQLHFVNHAADVTFALTQGRMENVGYFLTMVLFLIAGAFHGLNGVYNALVNQGLEGTQKKVVLAVLVIAGVALVAQGIYVAIAMAGW from the coding sequence ATGGCAGAACGATACTCCTCCTTTACCCCTGGCGGGACGGGATGGCTCCTCCAGCGGATCACCGCGGCGTTTCTGGTGGTCGCCCTCGCGTTCCACTTCTTCCAACTACACTTCGTCAACCACGCGGCGGACGTAACCTTTGCATTGACCCAGGGCCGAATGGAGAACGTCGGATACTTCCTGACGATGGTGCTGTTCCTGATCGCCGGGGCCTTCCACGGCCTCAACGGCGTCTACAACGCCCTCGTCAACCAGGGGCTGGAAGGTACCCAAAAGAAGGTGGTACTGGCCGTGCTGGTCATCGCAGGCGTCGCACTCGTCGCGCAGGGAATCTACGTCGCGATCGCTATGGCGGGATGGTAA
- the sdhC gene encoding succinate dehydrogenase, cytochrome b556 subunit: MSQSYNRGLVEDFGRWKEFSAGMWAWIFHKFTGWILIGYLFTHIAVLSTAIGAAGDASAIQAETDVYTTTIQGLEELFIVRIMEVGLLAVAVFHILNGLRLLMVDLGVGLEAQDKSFYASLVLTGAITVASVPTFMVGV, from the coding sequence ATGAGTCAGTCTTACAATCGCGGTCTCGTCGAGGACTTCGGTCGCTGGAAGGAGTTCTCGGCCGGCATGTGGGCGTGGATCTTCCACAAGTTCACCGGGTGGATCCTGATCGGTTACCTGTTTACCCACATCGCCGTGTTGAGTACCGCCATCGGCGCAGCGGGAGATGCATCGGCGATCCAGGCGGAGACCGACGTCTACACGACGACGATCCAGGGGCTCGAGGAACTGTTCATCGTTCGGATCATGGAGGTCGGCCTGCTCGCAGTGGCCGTCTTCCACATCCTGAACGGGCTTCGCCTGCTGATGGTCGACCTCGGCGTCGGCCTCGAGGCACAGGACAAGAGTTTCTACGCGTCGCTGGTGCTGACGGGTGCGATCACCGTCGCCAGCGTTCCGACCTTCATGGTGGGGGTGTAA
- a CDS encoding succinylglutamate desuccinylase/aspartoacylase family protein — translation MSDADDPPIGGSDSEPMNDAFTYNGGRVDPGESANIRYGISETYLGDPVRIPVTVINGEHPGPTVFLSAAAHGDELNGIEVVREVAHDWDHSELHGTLVCMPVMNVPGFLAQERYLPIYDRDLNRSFPGREGSTSARRMAHRIFTNFIEPCDLGLDFHTSTRGRTNMLHVRANMDDPLVERLAYAFSSNVVIAGEGPSGTLRREATAADVPTITIEMGEAHRFQRSLIDRALTGVASVLAEFGLHPDSSVHWPGWRTVIYDDDEKTWLRADAGGIVDMKRGRGALVEEGEVICTITNPFKEEDDIVTVEAPFTGLIVGVLENPVVYPGNPLCHLVGLSPDTHTALERERTVEQSSERLRS, via the coding sequence ATGAGCGACGCGGACGATCCGCCGATCGGCGGGAGCGACTCCGAACCCATGAACGACGCGTTCACGTACAACGGGGGCCGGGTCGATCCCGGCGAATCGGCCAACATCCGCTACGGCATCAGCGAGACCTATCTCGGTGACCCCGTCAGGATACCGGTGACGGTGATCAACGGCGAACACCCCGGTCCGACGGTGTTTCTCTCGGCGGCCGCCCACGGCGACGAACTCAACGGGATCGAGGTCGTCCGCGAAGTCGCCCACGACTGGGACCACTCGGAGCTTCACGGCACCCTCGTCTGTATGCCGGTGATGAACGTCCCCGGCTTTCTCGCCCAGGAGCGGTACCTGCCGATCTACGATCGGGACCTCAACCGATCGTTCCCCGGTCGCGAGGGGTCGACGAGCGCCAGACGGATGGCCCACCGTATCTTCACGAACTTCATCGAACCCTGTGATCTCGGCCTGGACTTCCACACGTCCACGCGCGGCCGGACCAACATGCTCCACGTCCGGGCGAACATGGACGATCCGCTGGTCGAACGGCTCGCCTACGCGTTCAGTTCCAACGTCGTCATCGCGGGCGAGGGGCCCTCCGGGACGCTCCGCCGCGAGGCGACGGCGGCCGACGTGCCGACGATCACGATCGAGATGGGCGAAGCCCACCGCTTCCAGCGGAGCCTGATCGATCGGGCGCTGACGGGGGTCGCGAGCGTCCTCGCCGAGTTCGGCCTCCACCCGGACTCGTCGGTTCACTGGCCCGGTTGGCGAACCGTCATCTATGACGACGACGAGAAGACGTGGCTCCGGGCGGACGCGGGCGGTATCGTCGACATGAAGCGCGGTCGCGGCGCGCTCGTCGAGGAGGGAGAGGTGATCTGTACGATCACGAACCCGTTCAAGGAGGAAGACGACATCGTCACGGTCGAGGCGCCCTTTACCGGGCTGATCGTCGGCGTCCTCGAGAATCCGGTGGTGTACCCCGGAAACCCGCTCTGTCACCTCGTGGGCCTCTCGCCGGACACGCACACGGCGCTCGAACGCGAGCGGACGGTCGAACAGTCCAGCGAGCGGCTACGGAGTTGA
- a CDS encoding GNAT family N-acetyltransferase produces MEIREATEADVDAIRSIASDSLNSTYTDFLDEETIGDAVGQWYGDDALTDALEDEHALFLVVERDGEIVGFSQSELVGQRYGTGQILWLHIDPDHRGGGTGVRLLVRTREKLLEQGADQIQGFVLADNEGGNEFYADHGFQQADQREVEIGDETFTENVYVEGDIESGEEWSAIDELVVDDETIYVSYGEAARGSKSPFYVAYETAEQSELYGWFCGNCDSLDNAMDTMGRIQCNVCGNRRKATRWDSSYL; encoded by the coding sequence ATGGAGATACGCGAGGCAACCGAGGCCGACGTCGACGCGATCCGGTCGATCGCTTCCGACTCTCTCAACTCCACGTACACGGACTTTCTGGACGAGGAGACGATCGGGGACGCCGTCGGCCAGTGGTACGGCGACGACGCCCTGACCGACGCGCTCGAGGACGAACACGCGCTCTTCCTCGTCGTCGAGCGCGACGGCGAGATCGTCGGGTTCTCCCAGAGCGAACTGGTCGGGCAGCGATACGGCACCGGCCAGATCCTCTGGCTTCACATCGATCCCGACCACCGCGGGGGTGGGACGGGCGTCCGACTCCTGGTCCGGACCCGCGAGAAACTGCTGGAGCAGGGTGCCGACCAGATCCAGGGGTTCGTCCTCGCGGACAACGAGGGCGGCAACGAGTTCTACGCGGATCACGGCTTCCAGCAGGCCGACCAGCGCGAGGTCGAGATCGGTGACGAGACGTTCACCGAGAACGTCTACGTCGAAGGCGACATCGAGAGCGGCGAGGAGTGGAGCGCGATCGACGAACTCGTGGTCGACGACGAGACGATCTACGTCAGCTACGGCGAAGCCGCCCGCGGCTCCAAGTCGCCGTTCTACGTCGCCTACGAGACGGCCGAACAGTCGGAACTCTACGGCTGGTTCTGCGGGAACTGCGACTCGCTCGACAACGCGATGGACACCATGGGTCGCATCCAGTGTAACGTCTGTGGCAATCGCCGGAAGGCGACCCGGTGGGACTCGTCGTACCTCTGA